The segment AGGCAAGAACCCGCTGCCCAAGCTGGCTCCCGGTCAGTACAAGCTGATGGTCGAAGCTGCCCGTGAAGTAGGTGGCCGCGAGGTGGTGTCTATCCCGTTTGAATGGCCTATGAAGCAGGCCACTAGCCTGAGTGCGACTGGTAGTACTGAGTTGGGTGCTATTAAGTTGAACATCACTCCTTGAGCTTGATTTTCACCACTTGAGGCGCTTTGCGCCTTCCCCTGTGCTTTGCGCAAGGGGACGACGCCTCGCCGCAAGGCGGCTTTTGCTCAGTGTCTCTGAGTTGGATGGTGCCCGATTTCGGCGCTATCCCTTTTTCTGATTTGTCATCCTTTTTTGTTTTCAAGGACCTGATATGAAGTTCAAAACACGTGCTCTCGCTGCTGCCGCTTTGGCGCTAACCGTTTTCGGCGCTCAGGCGCATGACCTGTGGTTCAAGCCCTCCAGCACCGTGCTGTCCAAGTCGGACTGGGTGACTGTGGACGCTGCAGTTTCCAACGATGTGTTCTTCTTTAACCACCGCCCGCTGAATCTTGATGCGGTGAAGGTCACGGCTCCTGATGGTGCGGCGGTTGAGATGAAGAATGTGGCCAAGGGCGAGCTGCGCAGCATGTTCGACTTCAAGCCCGAAAAGACCGGCACTTACCGCGTGGCCATGCAAATGGGCGGCGCTATGGGGTCTTACAAGGACGCCAATGGCCAGACCAAGCGCTTGCGCGGCTCGGTGGATGACGTGGTCAAGCAAATGCCTGCGGACGCTAAGGACGTACGCGTGACTGAGAACCAGCGCCGTATGGAGACCTTTGTGTCGCTAGGCAAGCCTTCGGCCATTACGCTGACGGGCAAGGGCTTGGAGCTCAAGCCTGTGACCCACCCCAACGACTTGGTGGCCAGCGAAGAAGCCACGTTTGAGTTCCACATCGACGGCAAGCCTGCTGCCGATCTGGAGCTGGAGCTGGTGGCCGATGGCATTCGCTACCGTGACAGCGTGGACGCTATGAAGCTCAAGACTGACGCCAAGGGTCAAGTCAAGGTCAAGTTCCCTCGCGCGGGTCTGTTCTGGCTCAATACCGATGCCACCGATAACAAGACCAGCGTTGCCAAGGCGACAGAGCGCCGCCTGAGCTACATCGCCACGCTGGAAGTGCTGCCTTAAAGTTAGCAGCTCTAAGTGCTGTTTTAAGCTTTGATGCCTGAGATGCAAGCAACACGCGCCCGCTTTGGGCGCGTCGTTGTTTCCGCCTGATCTGTTCTGCCCCTAACGAGCCATGACCTCCACACCGCGCGTGCGCTTTGATGCCAGTCTTTGGAAGCTGTCTTCGTCGGCGCAATCTTCAGCGCCCTCAGTACATTCAGCGCAGCCGGTGAACTTTGCTGTGCAGCGCTGGCAGTCAGCCAATTTGCAGCATCAGCAAGATGGGCGTATTCACCGCTTGGCGGGTGAGACGATGGGCTCGCACTGGTCGCTGCGGCTTGCCAATCCTGATTACCTGCCGGTGGAACCGGTGCAAGCCTTACTGAAGCAGGTGTTTGATGAAGTCATTGCCCAGATGAGTAACTGGGAGGCGGATTCGGTCATTAGCCGCTTTAATCAGTCAAAACCCGGTCAAGTCCATTTAGCACCTAGAGAGTTTGCTCATGTTTTAGATGCAGCTTTGCACTGGGCTAAGTTGTCGGGCGCAGCTATGGACCCGAGCATGGGCGCGCTGGTGTCGCTGTGGGGGTTTGGCCCGCGCCAAAATCCGCTGCAGCCTCATCAAGGGCAAACGCCAGCCGTTGAGGTGATTGAGCGGCTGCTGCAAACCAGCGGCTATCAGCACTTGGATTGGAATGCGCAGACCCAGCAGTTGCGCCAGCCGGGTGGGCTGGAACTAGACTTTTGCGGCATTGCCAAAGGCTTTGCCGTGGACTGGGCAGTGCAAAAGCTGCAAGCCGCAGGCTGGGCTGCGGGTCTCTTAGAAATTGGCGGCGAGCTGCGTACTTGGGGTCAGCGCCCTGATGAGCGCGCATGGCAGGTGCAACTAGGTGCGGGCAATGGCACTACAGATGCAGCTCAGCCTTTGGTGGTGAGCATCAAAGATGGCGCTTTTGCGACCTCGGGGGATTTGTGGCATCAGTTCAGCGTGGATGGGCGGCGTTATTCGCACACGCTAGATCCGCGCACGGGCTGGCCCGTGACGCATGATCTGGCCAGCGTCACCGTGTTTCATCCCGAGTGCATGCATGCCGATGCCTTGGCGACGGTGCTCACGGTACTGGGGCCGCAAGAAGGCATGGACTTTGCGCGCCAGCATGCGATTGCGGCGGTGCTGATCTCTCATGCCAATGAGACTGGGGCAAGCACAGCGGTGCTGAAGACGCCAGCCTGGATCAATCAATTTGGGGCATGACTGTGGAATGGATTTTGACGCCAGAGCGTATCTCTGGTGCTATTGGTTTAATAGCTGCTTATGCTGGTCTTTGCTGGGGCATTGCCGCCAAAGTGCGCAAACAGCGCAAGGCAGAGGATGAAGAAAACAGCGCGCCGCAAGGTAATGTGCAAGCACCTGCCGTGTTGGTGGCGTATGCCAGCCAGACCGGGCAAGCCGAAGCGCTGGCCCGTGCCACCGCCCACATGCTGGTCAGCGGCGGTTTGCAGGTGCGCCTGCTGCCCGTGCAAAAGCTGACTGAAGACCTTTTGCAGCAGCACATGCAAAGCCTGTGGGTGTTATCCACCACGGGCGAGGGCGATGCGCCTGATCACGCGTTGGGCTTTGTGCAAGGTCTGCTGGCCTCAAAACTTCAGCTGGAGTGGCACCAAAGTGTGGTGCTGGCGCTGGGCGACAGCGAATATCAAGAGTTCTGCGCTTTTGGCACTGAGGTGCATGAGTGGCTGAAGGCCAGCGCTGAAAACAGCGATTCAAGCAGTGATGCAAACGGCGATTCAAGCAGTGATGCAAACGGCGATTCAAGCAGTGGATCGAGCAGCGAGCTGATCTGCGTAGACAACATGAATGCCCAGAGCCTGCAGGCTTGGCAAGCGCGCGTCGGGGCGCTTCGCCAGCAATTGTTGGGAGAATCCGCTGCGCAGGACTCTGACGCTGACTGGTTGCAAACGCCAGCCAGCGTGCCGTTTGTGCTGGCGCAGCGCCGTTTGCTCAATCCCGGTAGTCAAGGCGGGGCGCTGTACCAGCTCGATTGGGTGCCGCAGGCGGGTGCGTTGCCGCATTGGGAATCTGGCGACCTGGTCTCGCTGTGCGTGCCCGCCGATCCTGAACGTGCGCGGGACTATTCCATCGCTTCTATCGTGGCTGACGGCAGCTTGCAGATGCTGGTGCGCCAAAGCGTGCGAGACGATGGCTCGCCCGGTTTGGCCTCTGACTGGCTATGCCGCGGCATAGCGCTGGGCGATGTGCAGGCGATAACGGTGCGCGCGCACAGCGGTTTTAGGCTGGGTGATAACGCACAACGGCCGCTGATTTTGATTGGCAATGGTTCGGGCCTTGCAGGCTTGCTCAGCCACATCAAAGCCCGCGTGCAGCAGGGCCGCAGCGACCAATGGTTGATGTTTGGCGAGCGCAGCCCTCTGCATGACGCGATATGTGCCGAGCAACTGGCCCAATGGGTGCAAGGCGGTCATCTGGCGCGACTGGATCAGGCTTGGTCGCGCAACAGTGATAGCGGCAAAGAATCGCACTATGTACAGGACTTGCTGCATATCCATGCCAATGAGCTGCTGCGCTGGGTGGAGCAGGGCGCGGCTATCTATGTTTGCGGAAGCTTAAATGGCATGGGTCAAGGGGTACACCAGACGCTGCAAGCCATTTTGGGCGAGGCCAAGGTCGATGCGTTGCTGGCCCAAGGTCGCTACCGCCGCGACGTCTACTGATTGGGGCGGGTACAGCTTGGCGGCTGTTGCCTCAGCCCGGTTTGAGAGCCGCCACCCAAGGCGGCTCATATTGACGGTGTAGCCGCTCTAAAGTGCAGACTCGGGTGGGTTTAGCGGCTCTTAATCACTGGCATTGCTGGCTGTTGACGATGCGCTTGAGCGCTTCGGTATCCAGAATGCGAACGTGGCGCTGCTTGACATCCAAAATGCCATCTTCGGCGAATTTGGAGAAGGTGCGGCTCACGGTCTCGAGCTTGAGTCCCAAGTAGCTGCCAATTTCTTCGCGCGTCATTCGCAGGACCAGCTCTGACTTGGAAAAACCACGGGCGGCCAGGCGTTGCACAAGGTTCAGCACGAATGCGGCGAGGCGCTCTTCAGCGCGCATGCTGCCCAGCAAGAGCATCACACCGTGCTCGCGCACGATTTCTCGGCTCATGACTTTGTGCACATGGTTTTGCAGGGCCGTGACTTCGCGGGAGAGTTGCTCGAGCTTGTCAAAAGGCATGACGCAAACTTCAGCGTCTTCCAGCGCCACCGCATCACAAGTGTGGTGGTCGTTGACGATGCCATCAAGCCCAATAATTTCGCCCGCCATTTGAAAGCCAGTGACTTGGTCGCGGCCATCTTCTGTTGCAACGCTGGTCTTGAAGAAGCCGGTGCGAATCGCGTACAGCGAGGTGAAATCTTCGCCGTTGCGAAACAGCAGTCCACCGCGCTTGATCTTGCGACGCGTGGCCACAATCTCATCAATGCGCTCCAGTTGCTCGTCGTCCAAGCCCATGGGCATGCACAGTTCGCGGAGGTTGCAGTTGGAGCAGGAGGCTTTGATGGTCTGAAGATTCATGGGCTTTAGCTACGGCACTGACAAACTCGGGTGAGAAAATCGCGCCGTTCATAGACCTCGTATTGGGTGATGAGATAGATCAAATTGTCGCAGCACTTGCCTTGATTTCTCTTGATTTTCATCAAGGACAGGGCGAAAGCCTTGGGGCACATTGTTCATATTCATTCAAAACCATGCGCTCCTGCCTCAAGGTGCTGATGTTTAAGGGCTCTGATGGCCTTGTTTTATCAGTCTTTAGTGAGGTGTGTGCGCGCACTGACGAGTAGTTATGACCGCTGTAACGCCCGAATTACTGAACCGCTTTGATATCCCTGGGCCGCGCTACACATCGTTCCCAACAGCCGACCGTTTTGTTGAGGCTTTTGGAGCTGAAGACTACATTTTGGCATTGGAGCAGCGAAAAGCACACACCGGTGCGCTTGCTTTGCCACTGTCCGTCTATGTGCATGTGCCATTTTGCGAGTCCCTTTGCTACTACTGCGCCTGCAACAAAATCGTGACCAAGCACCACGAAAAAGCGGCGGAATATTTGGACTATCTGGCGCGTGAGTTAGCCATGCACACCGCGCACTGCGGCAAGGGTCAGCTGGTCAGCCAGTTGCATCTGGGTGGCGGTACACCCACTTTCTTCAGCGATGCCGAGTTGCAACAATTGATGGCGCTAATGCGCGAGCATTTCAAGCTCGATGCAGCGGGCGAGTATTCGATTGAGGTCGATCCACGCACGGTCAGCAATGAGCGCCTGAAAGTGCTCAAGGACATGGGCTTTAACCGCCTGAGCTTTGGCGTGCAGGACTTTGATCCGGCGGTGCAAAAAGCGGTGCACCGCGAGCAGCCAGCCGAGCAGGTGTTTGCGCTGGTGGCTGAGGCACGACGCTTGGGTTTTGTGTCCATCAATGTGGACCTGATCTATGGTCTCCCTAAGCAGACACCAGAGTCGTTTGCGCGCACGCTGGCTCAGGTCAATGAGCTGAGGCCGGATCGCATTGCGCTGTATGCCTATGCCCATCTGCCAGAGCGTTTCAAGCCACAACGCCGCATTGAATCTGCCGATTTGCCTATGGGGCAGGACAAGCTGAACATGCTCTCGGGTGCGATTGATGCCTTCATGAGCGGCGGCTATGTGTATGTGGGCATGGATCACTTTGCGCTGCCCACTGATTCACTGGCTATTGCTAAGCGCCAAGGGCGTTTGCATCGCAACTTTCAGGGTTACAGCACCCAGCCAGACTGCGATTTGATTGCACTGGGTGCGTCGGCTATTGGCAAAGTTGGTGCGACTTACAGTCAAAACGTAAAAACACTGGAAGAGTATTACGACGCGATTGATGCCGGTGTATTGCCTGTTCAGCGTGGGCTGGCGCTTTCGCGAGACGATCTGGTGCGCCGCGCCGTCATCATGTCCATCATGTGCCAGGGGGCAGTTCTGTTTGAGCCTATGGAGCAGGCTTGGCTGATTAGCTTCCGTGAATATTTTGGAGGCGAGTTGGCTGAGCTCAAGGACATGCAGGCCAATGGCCTGATTGAGTTGTCTGATGAAGGCTTCAAGGTCACGGGTCTGGGCTGGTTTTTTGTGCGCGGAGTTGCCATGTTGTTTGACCGCTATTTGCAGGCAGACCGTACCCGCGCGCGGTTTTCACGCATCATCTGACGCATGTTGTTTGCGCTGGTTTGGACTGCTTTGATCATGGGGCTTGTAGGTGGCCCCCATTGCCTTGTGATGTGCGCTGCACCATGCAGCGTGGTCACGCGCGCTAGACCTGCTGGGGTGAGCACTGGAGTCAATGCCGAACAAGTCATTGCGTTGCACAGCTTGCAAAAATGGCAATGGCTGCGTACCAGCTTATTTCATTTGGGTCGTATTGCCGCTTATGCCTTGCTGGGCAGTCTGGCGGCTGTCGCCATGGAAAGTCTGGCTTGGTTGACGAATCAAGCCGTAGCGCTGCAGCAGCTGTGGGCGCTGATGCATGTGGCCGTGATGGCATGGGGCCTTGCCATGCTGGTGCAGGCGCGCCAGCCCATGTGGCTGGAGCGTGCTGGGCGCTCTGTTTGGAGTCGGGTCCAACCTGTGGTGACTGCGCCTGGCGGCAGTTTGGCTGCAGGCTTTGCTTGGGCTTTAATGCCTTGCGGCTTGCTGTATTCGGCAGTACTGGTTGCCGCTTTAAGTGGGGGCGCATGGCAAGGGGCTTTATCCATGGCAGCGTTTGCCGTGGGGGGCGCTGTGTGGCTGCTGCTGGGCCCTTGGCTGTGGCGTCTGGGGCAGTCGCATGTCAATGCATTGCGAGCGCAGTGGGGATGCAGAATGGCGGGCTTGATGCTGATGGGCGTTGCAGCATGGGCGCTATGGATGGATTTGGTCTACAGGCCCAGTCTTTGGTGTCGATAAGTCAATCGTGCTGGTTTGACTGTGGGTATTTGTCTCCCAACAGACCCTAGTTATGTTTCTGAGACAGCAGAACTGCGGAATAATGTCCT is part of the Comamonas sp. Y33R10-2 genome and harbors:
- a CDS encoding sulfite reductase subunit alpha, which produces MTVEWILTPERISGAIGLIAAYAGLCWGIAAKVRKQRKAEDEENSAPQGNVQAPAVLVAYASQTGQAEALARATAHMLVSGGLQVRLLPVQKLTEDLLQQHMQSLWVLSTTGEGDAPDHALGFVQGLLASKLQLEWHQSVVLALGDSEYQEFCAFGTEVHEWLKASAENSDSSSDANGDSSSDANGDSSSGSSSELICVDNMNAQSLQAWQARVGALRQQLLGESAAQDSDADWLQTPASVPFVLAQRRLLNPGSQGGALYQLDWVPQAGALPHWESGDLVSLCVPADPERARDYSIASIVADGSLQMLVRQSVRDDGSPGLASDWLCRGIALGDVQAITVRAHSGFRLGDNAQRPLILIGNGSGLAGLLSHIKARVQQGRSDQWLMFGERSPLHDAICAEQLAQWVQGGHLARLDQAWSRNSDSGKESHYVQDLLHIHANELLRWVEQGAAIYVCGSLNGMGQGVHQTLQAILGEAKVDALLAQGRYRRDVY
- the fnr gene encoding fumarate/nitrate reduction transcriptional regulator Fnr: MNLQTIKASCSNCNLRELCMPMGLDDEQLERIDEIVATRRKIKRGGLLFRNGEDFTSLYAIRTGFFKTSVATEDGRDQVTGFQMAGEIIGLDGIVNDHHTCDAVALEDAEVCVMPFDKLEQLSREVTALQNHVHKVMSREIVREHGVMLLLGSMRAEERLAAFVLNLVQRLAARGFSKSELVLRMTREEIGSYLGLKLETVSRTFSKFAEDGILDVKQRHVRILDTEALKRIVNSQQCQ
- a CDS encoding sulfite exporter TauE/SafE family protein; amino-acid sequence: MLFALVWTALIMGLVGGPHCLVMCAAPCSVVTRARPAGVSTGVNAEQVIALHSLQKWQWLRTSLFHLGRIAAYALLGSLAAVAMESLAWLTNQAVALQQLWALMHVAVMAWGLAMLVQARQPMWLERAGRSVWSRVQPVVTAPGGSLAAGFAWALMPCGLLYSAVLVAALSGGAWQGALSMAAFAVGGAVWLLLGPWLWRLGQSHVNALRAQWGCRMAGLMLMGVAAWALWMDLVYRPSLWCR
- a CDS encoding FAD:protein FMN transferase; translated protein: MTSTPRVRFDASLWKLSSSAQSSAPSVHSAQPVNFAVQRWQSANLQHQQDGRIHRLAGETMGSHWSLRLANPDYLPVEPVQALLKQVFDEVIAQMSNWEADSVISRFNQSKPGQVHLAPREFAHVLDAALHWAKLSGAAMDPSMGALVSLWGFGPRQNPLQPHQGQTPAVEVIERLLQTSGYQHLDWNAQTQQLRQPGGLELDFCGIAKGFAVDWAVQKLQAAGWAAGLLEIGGELRTWGQRPDERAWQVQLGAGNGTTDAAQPLVVSIKDGAFATSGDLWHQFSVDGRRYSHTLDPRTGWPVTHDLASVTVFHPECMHADALATVLTVLGPQEGMDFARQHAIAAVLISHANETGASTAVLKTPAWINQFGA
- a CDS encoding DUF4198 domain-containing protein — its product is MKFKTRALAAAALALTVFGAQAHDLWFKPSSTVLSKSDWVTVDAAVSNDVFFFNHRPLNLDAVKVTAPDGAAVEMKNVAKGELRSMFDFKPEKTGTYRVAMQMGGAMGSYKDANGQTKRLRGSVDDVVKQMPADAKDVRVTENQRRMETFVSLGKPSAITLTGKGLELKPVTHPNDLVASEEATFEFHIDGKPAADLELELVADGIRYRDSVDAMKLKTDAKGQVKVKFPRAGLFWLNTDATDNKTSVAKATERRLSYIATLEVLP
- the hemN gene encoding oxygen-independent coproporphyrinogen III oxidase, with the translated sequence MTAVTPELLNRFDIPGPRYTSFPTADRFVEAFGAEDYILALEQRKAHTGALALPLSVYVHVPFCESLCYYCACNKIVTKHHEKAAEYLDYLARELAMHTAHCGKGQLVSQLHLGGGTPTFFSDAELQQLMALMREHFKLDAAGEYSIEVDPRTVSNERLKVLKDMGFNRLSFGVQDFDPAVQKAVHREQPAEQVFALVAEARRLGFVSINVDLIYGLPKQTPESFARTLAQVNELRPDRIALYAYAHLPERFKPQRRIESADLPMGQDKLNMLSGAIDAFMSGGYVYVGMDHFALPTDSLAIAKRQGRLHRNFQGYSTQPDCDLIALGASAIGKVGATYSQNVKTLEEYYDAIDAGVLPVQRGLALSRDDLVRRAVIMSIMCQGAVLFEPMEQAWLISFREYFGGELAELKDMQANGLIELSDEGFKVTGLGWFFVRGVAMLFDRYLQADRTRARFSRII